The Prevotella sp. E9-3 genome has a window encoding:
- a CDS encoding ATP-binding cassette domain-containing protein, with product MNEAIIVKNVSKSYGKKVTTPLSLQVPLALWRGVRGEAGAGGEAPIQALSDVSFAVGKGEVFGLIGPDGAGKTSMFRILCSLLLPDTGTAAVDGYDVVKQMCEVRCRVGYMPGKFSLYQDLTIEENLNFFATLFGTTVDEGYDSIKAIYSQIERFKDRKAGALSGGMKQKLALSCALVHQPSVLFLDEPTTGVDPVSRKELWEMLLTLKESGITIVASTPYLDEVRCCARVAFLDQGKVRGIGTPDDILTQFASIFNPPGIEDGSRFKVQGSSENVIEVEHLVKAFGDFHAVDDISFSVKRGEIFGFLGANGAGKTTAMHMLTGLNQPTSGTGRVVGYDIRTEYEQIKKHIGYMSQRFSLYEDLTVAENIRLFAGIYGMKDDEIRRKTDELMERLQFTEHKNDLVGSLPLGWKQKLAFSVSIFHEPGVVFLDEPTGGVDPATRRQFWELIYDAARRGITVFVTTHYMDEAEYCDRISIMVDGKISALGTPDELKQRFHQPDMDHVFTYLARQATRFSD from the coding sequence ATGAATGAAGCAATCATTGTTAAAAACGTCAGCAAAAGTTACGGTAAAAAAGTAACTACTCCCCTCTCTCTTCAAGTTCCCCTCGCCCTTTGGAGAGGGGTTAGGGGTGAGGCCGGGGCTGGGGGTGAGGCTCCAATTCAGGCACTCAGCGATGTGTCGTTTGCTGTTGGCAAGGGCGAGGTGTTCGGACTGATAGGTCCCGATGGTGCCGGCAAGACATCGATGTTTCGCATTCTCTGTTCGCTATTACTGCCCGATACAGGTACGGCGGCGGTAGATGGCTACGATGTGGTGAAGCAGATGTGCGAGGTGCGCTGTCGGGTGGGCTATATGCCTGGCAAGTTCTCGCTATACCAAGATCTCACTATCGAGGAGAACCTGAACTTCTTTGCCACGCTTTTCGGAACGACTGTTGATGAAGGTTACGATAGTATCAAAGCCATATATTCGCAGATAGAACGCTTCAAAGACCGCAAGGCAGGAGCACTCTCGGGCGGTATGAAGCAGAAGTTGGCGCTCTCGTGTGCATTGGTACACCAACCCAGTGTGCTCTTCCTCGACGAGCCCACTACAGGTGTTGATCCTGTGAGCCGTAAGGAGTTGTGGGAGATGTTGTTGACGCTGAAGGAAAGTGGAATTACCATTGTGGCTTCAACGCCTTATCTTGATGAGGTGCGCTGTTGCGCGCGTGTGGCTTTTCTTGACCAGGGAAAGGTGCGCGGCATTGGCACTCCAGATGATATCCTCACACAGTTCGCCAGTATCTTTAACCCGCCAGGCATTGAGGATGGTTCAAGGTTCAAGGTTCAAGGTTCAAGTGAGAATGTCATTGAGGTGGAGCATCTGGTGAAAGCCTTTGGCGATTTCCATGCAGTTGACGACATCTCGTTCAGTGTAAAAAGGGGCGAGATATTCGGATTTCTGGGTGCCAACGGTGCAGGTAAGACGACGGCGATGCATATGCTGACAGGTCTGAACCAGCCAACCAGCGGAACTGGCAGGGTGGTAGGCTACGACATACGCACGGAGTACGAACAGATCAAGAAGCATATAGGCTATATGTCGCAGCGGTTCTCGCTCTACGAAGACCTCACCGTTGCCGAGAATATCCGTCTTTTTGCCGGCATCTACGGCATGAAGGACGATGAGATTCGCCGCAAGACCGATGAACTCATGGAACGCCTGCAGTTCACGGAGCACAAGAACGACCTCGTTGGCTCGCTGCCATTGGGTTGGAAACAGAAGCTGGCCTTCTCCGTCTCTATCTTCCACGAGCCGGGCGTGGTGTTCCTCGACGAACCGACGGGTGGTGTCGATCCTGCCACACGCCGCCAGTTCTGGGAACTCATCTATGACGCTGCCCGTCGCGGCATCACCGTCTTTGTGACTACCCACTATATGGACGAGGCAGAATATTGCGACCGCATCTCTATCATGGTGGACGGCAAAATCAGCGCACTCGGCACACCCGATGAACTGAAACAGCGTTTCCACCAACCCGACATGGACCATGTGTTTACCTATCTGGCCCGTCAGGCCACCCGATTCTCTGATTAA
- a CDS encoding HlyD family secretion protein, translating into MMTACGNNEKDYDATGTFEATETTVFAEQSGALLSFDVNEGDMMEAAREVGLIDTTQTWLKIQQMDATKAVYQSQKPDMERQIAATRQQLAKAQQDEQRYRELVADGAAPSKMLDDASSQVKVLQKQLDAQISSLSTSTQALDKQTAAADVQKTQLQDMLRKCHILTPTKGTVLEKYVERGEFVSVGKPLFKIADTESMHLRAYVTSAQLQHIKIGQQVKVFADYGDNQRKEYAGTISWISSRSEFTPKTILTDDERADLVYAVKVAIKNDGFVKIGMYGEVKGLTPDPGLTPNPSPRGEGNLKGEGSK; encoded by the coding sequence ATGATGACAGCCTGCGGAAACAACGAGAAAGATTACGATGCAACGGGCACGTTCGAGGCTACCGAGACGACCGTGTTTGCTGAACAGAGTGGGGCATTGCTGTCGTTTGACGTGAACGAGGGCGACATGATGGAGGCAGCCCGAGAGGTGGGACTCATAGACACCACTCAGACGTGGCTGAAGATTCAGCAGATGGACGCTACCAAAGCGGTGTATCAGAGTCAGAAACCCGATATGGAACGCCAGATAGCTGCCACACGCCAGCAGTTGGCTAAGGCCCAGCAGGACGAGCAGCGCTACCGCGAACTGGTGGCCGACGGGGCTGCCCCCTCGAAGATGCTCGACGATGCCTCGAGTCAGGTGAAGGTACTGCAGAAACAATTGGATGCGCAGATATCATCGCTGAGCACCAGCACACAAGCCCTCGACAAACAGACAGCTGCTGCCGATGTGCAGAAGACGCAGTTGCAGGATATGCTCCGCAAGTGTCACATTCTGACGCCCACCAAGGGGACCGTACTCGAGAAATATGTGGAGCGTGGCGAGTTTGTAAGTGTGGGCAAGCCGTTGTTCAAGATAGCTGATACCGAGTCGATGCACCTGCGTGCCTACGTCACTTCAGCCCAGCTGCAGCACATTAAGATAGGTCAACAGGTAAAGGTGTTTGCCGACTATGGCGACAACCAGCGCAAGGAGTATGCAGGTACGATCAGCTGGATATCGTCTCGTTCGGAGTTTACACCCAAGACTATTCTCACAGACGATGAGCGTGCCGATCTGGTGTATGCCGTCAAGGTGGCTATCAAAAATGACGGATTCGTGAAGATTGGTATGTACGGCGAGGTAAAGGGCCTCACCCCCGACCCCGGCCTCACCCCTAACCCCTCTCCAAGGGGCGAGGGGAACTTGAAGGGCGAGGGGAGTAAATAG
- a CDS encoding TolC family protein: MKKLFLALTMLPMLALGQTLDECQQAAEKNYPLIQQYGLIEKTTQLTVANIQKGWLPQVSASAQATYQSDVTAWPDEMKTMMGGMGIDMKGLTKDQYRVGIDVQQTIYDGGVIGSQKRIAREQGKVQAAQNEVNIYNVRRRVNEMFFGLLLIDEQIKLNTDLQTLLAGNERKLESMTKRGTAAESDLQSVKAERLNAVQKGTELASQKQMLQRMLSTFCGIEINNIQKPQVKAEGGGLTAENRRPELKALDAQIGVLNAQEKALNAALMPKVGVFAQGFYGYPGLNMFEDMMRHKWSLNGIVGARVTWNIGALYTRKNDKAKLQLQRDMTENNREVFLFNNNLEQIQQHENIARYQKLMTQDGEIISLRQAVRKAAESKLAHGIIDANDLVREINQEHASCVQQSVHEIEMLKEIYDNKITTGGLTPDPGLTPNPSPRGEGNLKGEGSSYSYY, translated from the coding sequence ATGAAGAAATTGTTTTTAGCTTTGACGATGCTGCCGATGCTGGCATTGGGACAGACGCTGGACGAGTGTCAGCAGGCAGCAGAGAAGAATTATCCGCTGATACAGCAGTATGGACTCATCGAGAAGACCACACAGCTGACTGTTGCCAATATCCAGAAGGGTTGGCTGCCGCAGGTGTCAGCATCGGCACAAGCCACGTATCAGAGTGATGTGACGGCTTGGCCTGACGAGATGAAGACGATGATGGGCGGTATGGGCATTGACATGAAGGGACTGACGAAGGATCAGTACCGTGTGGGCATCGATGTGCAGCAGACCATCTATGACGGAGGCGTCATCGGCAGTCAGAAACGCATAGCCCGTGAACAGGGCAAGGTGCAGGCAGCACAGAATGAAGTCAATATTTATAATGTTCGCAGGCGAGTGAACGAGATGTTTTTCGGGCTGTTGCTGATTGACGAACAGATCAAGTTGAACACCGACTTGCAGACACTGCTGGCAGGCAACGAACGCAAACTGGAGTCGATGACCAAACGGGGCACAGCAGCTGAGAGCGACCTGCAGAGTGTGAAGGCAGAGCGACTGAATGCGGTGCAGAAGGGTACTGAGCTGGCATCGCAGAAGCAGATGTTACAGCGCATGCTGAGTACATTCTGCGGCATAGAAATTAATAACATACAAAAACCGCAAGTGAAGGCAGAAGGCGGAGGGCTGACAGCGGAAAACCGTCGTCCGGAACTGAAGGCGCTGGATGCACAGATAGGCGTGCTGAATGCTCAGGAGAAAGCACTCAACGCTGCGCTGATGCCGAAGGTAGGCGTGTTTGCTCAGGGCTTCTACGGTTATCCGGGCCTGAATATGTTTGAGGATATGATGCGCCACAAATGGAGCTTGAACGGCATCGTCGGTGCACGGGTTACGTGGAACATCGGTGCCCTCTATACTCGCAAGAACGACAAGGCAAAACTGCAGTTGCAGCGTGATATGACAGAAAACAACAGGGAGGTATTCCTCTTCAATAACAACCTGGAACAGATTCAGCAGCACGAGAACATAGCACGCTATCAGAAGCTGATGACTCAAGACGGAGAGATTATATCGCTGCGACAGGCTGTGAGAAAAGCGGCAGAGTCGAAGCTGGCACACGGCATCATCGATGCGAACGACCTGGTGCGCGAAATTAATCAGGAGCATGCTTCCTGTGTGCAACAGTCAGTACACGAGATTGAAATGCTGAAAGAGATATACGACAATAAAATTACGACAGGGGGCCTCACCCCCGACCCCGGCCTCACCCCTAACCCCTCTCCAAGGGGCGAGGGGAACTTGAAGGGCGAGGGGAGTAGTTACTCTTACTATTAA
- a CDS encoding helix-turn-helix transcriptional regulator — MNRQPQLMDVTRMRDILTPHLSQIREHIFMNSELAMVRGDSTVFSLLMRQKPPFTINDHRLGIVISGEADINFNLQDRHLTSGTLVYIGPGTIIHPKRLSPDLRIFGMGLFSNFPMPFAQGQMPSAFNGQVRDFQLLVSEENIATARHILDTIWQMVHASDDYHRPTVTALVAAQMHHYNQLFQQQIDQQASSRSREQTIFDRFLQLVTQHCAEHHQIGYYADRMCLTERYLSTIIRQTSGTTAKDWIDRALITRIKIELRHTDKPAAQIADEMHFANPSFFSKYFRRLTGMTPGEYKSIS, encoded by the coding sequence ATGAACAGACAACCGCAACTGATGGACGTCACACGAATGCGTGACATCCTGACACCACACCTCTCGCAAATTCGCGAGCATATATTCATGAATAGTGAACTGGCAATGGTTCGTGGCGACAGCACGGTGTTCAGTCTGCTGATGCGCCAAAAGCCACCTTTTACCATCAATGATCACCGTTTGGGCATCGTCATAAGCGGCGAGGCTGACATCAACTTCAACCTGCAAGACCGCCACCTCACGAGTGGCACACTCGTCTATATCGGTCCGGGCACCATCATCCACCCCAAGCGTCTGTCGCCTGACCTCCGCATCTTCGGAATGGGACTTTTTTCTAACTTCCCCATGCCCTTTGCACAGGGACAGATGCCGTCGGCCTTCAACGGGCAGGTGCGCGACTTCCAGTTACTTGTCAGCGAAGAGAATATCGCTACTGCCAGACATATTCTGGACACCATTTGGCAAATGGTTCATGCCTCCGACGACTATCATCGTCCCACCGTCACAGCCCTCGTAGCAGCCCAGATGCACCACTACAACCAGCTGTTCCAGCAGCAGATCGACCAACAGGCCAGCAGTCGTTCGCGCGAGCAGACCATCTTCGATCGCTTCCTCCAACTGGTTACCCAACACTGTGCCGAACATCACCAAATAGGCTACTATGCCGACCGCATGTGCCTCACTGAGCGCTACCTGAGCACCATTATCCGCCAAACAAGCGGCACCACCGCCAAAGACTGGATTGACCGTGCCCTCATCACACGTATCAAAATAGAACTGCGCCACACGGATAAACCTGCAGCACAGATTGCCGATGAGATGCATTTTGCCAATCCCTCATTCTTCTCAAAATACTTCCGTCGCCTCACCGGCATGACTCCCGGCGAGTATAAATCTATCAGTTGA
- a CDS encoding WbuC family cupin fold metalloprotein — protein MKIIDDNLINGVAEQAKQSPRLRMNYNFHESLDDKCHRFLNCLEPGTFIPVHHHPTKAETFVIIKGKVKVTTYNDNGEVLESCIISHDSGTYGVDIPKNVWHGLECLEPSVLLECKEGPFIEHEVDGILEIKK, from the coding sequence ATGAAAATCATAGACGATAATCTGATTAATGGCGTGGCAGAGCAAGCCAAGCAATCCCCACGACTGAGGATGAACTATAACTTCCATGAAAGTCTCGATGATAAGTGTCATCGTTTTCTTAATTGTCTTGAGCCAGGCACATTTATACCAGTGCACCATCATCCTACCAAAGCCGAGACATTTGTGATTATCAAAGGTAAGGTCAAGGTAACGACCTACAACGACAATGGTGAAGTGCTGGAGTCTTGTATCATCAGTCACGATAGCGGCACGTATGGTGTTGACATTCCTAAAAACGTATGGCATGGTTTGGAATGTCTGGAACCAAGCGTCCTGCTGGAATGCAAGGAGGGTCCGTTTATTGAACATGAGGTAGATGGCATATTGGAGATAAAAAAATAA
- a CDS encoding YqiA/YcfP family alpha/beta fold hydrolase yields MKKILFLHGFFASGQCVPAVALREAFEGRVEVLTPDLSIHPKMALEEIRNICDREHPDLLVGNSCGSFYAQMLAPIVGIPALLGNPHFRMTTFLKERIGSHEYKAPRKDGNQQFVIDESLIQEFAELETVQFRYCNPYYKDKVWGLFGEQDTLAHFEPLFLEHYNHSFHFPGAHTPTAEEVGTWYIPMIEKMLMQYPLPEDGIRYFQHFKGGNYRYIRTAFDSETKERMVIYQALYGEKQYWVRPEKMFFENIERNGRTFARFREIEE; encoded by the coding sequence ATGAAAAAGATATTATTCCTGCATGGTTTCTTTGCCAGCGGTCAGTGCGTACCTGCTGTGGCACTGAGAGAGGCATTTGAAGGGCGTGTAGAGGTGCTTACTCCCGACTTGTCAATACATCCGAAGATGGCACTGGAAGAAATCCGAAACATCTGTGACAGAGAGCATCCCGACTTGTTGGTTGGTAACAGTTGCGGTTCGTTCTATGCCCAGATGCTGGCGCCCATCGTTGGCATCCCTGCCCTGCTTGGCAACCCACATTTTCGGATGACGACATTTCTGAAGGAACGCATCGGTTCGCATGAATACAAAGCACCACGCAAGGACGGCAACCAGCAATTTGTTATCGATGAATCCCTGATACAGGAGTTTGCAGAGTTGGAAACCGTTCAATTCCGCTATTGCAACCCCTACTACAAAGACAAAGTATGGGGATTGTTCGGTGAACAGGACACTCTTGCTCACTTCGAGCCACTGTTTTTGGAGCATTACAACCATTCATTCCACTTTCCTGGTGCTCACACTCCAACGGCAGAAGAAGTAGGCACATGGTATATTCCAATGATAGAGAAGATGCTGATGCAATATCCACTTCCAGAGGATGGAATTCGCTACTTTCAGCATTTCAAAGGAGGCAATTATCGCTACATTCGCACAGCTTTCGACTCAGAAACTAAGGAGCGAATGGTCATCTACCAAGCCTTGTATGGAGAAAAGCAGTATTGGGTACGTCCAGAGAAGATGTTTTTCGAGAATATTGAGCGTAACGGACGTACCTTTGCACGATTTAGAGAAATTGAAGAATAA
- a CDS encoding DapH/DapD/GlmU-related protein, which yields MTIQEFRDYMASGKPVVGGGDVHMMFHQLSQEALKITAEINGKYHTPEQLHDLLEQLWGREVPKTVGMFPPFHTDCGKNTIVGERVFINMGCKFQDQGGIIIDEGALIGHNVVLATINHDLNPANRQSMSYAPIHIGKNVWIGANATVLAGVTIGDGAVIAAGAVVTKNVEPNTIVGGVPAKVIKKIEIKNR from the coding sequence ATGACAATACAAGAATTTCGTGATTACATGGCATCGGGCAAGCCCGTCGTTGGCGGTGGTGATGTCCACATGATGTTTCATCAACTATCACAGGAGGCTCTGAAGATTACGGCAGAAATTAACGGCAAGTATCATACTCCAGAGCAGTTGCATGATTTGCTGGAGCAGCTTTGGGGGCGTGAGGTTCCCAAGACGGTAGGCATGTTTCCTCCATTCCATACCGACTGCGGAAAGAACACCATCGTTGGTGAACGAGTCTTCATCAACATGGGCTGCAAGTTCCAAGACCAAGGCGGCATCATCATTGACGAAGGTGCACTCATTGGTCACAACGTCGTGCTGGCAACCATCAACCACGACCTCAATCCAGCCAATCGTCAGAGTATGAGCTATGCACCTATCCACATTGGTAAGAACGTATGGATTGGAGCCAATGCCACTGTGCTTGCAGGTGTGACTATCGGCGATGGAGCAGTTATAGCTGCTGGTGCTGTGGTGACAAAGAATGTAGAACCGAATACGATTGTTGGTGGCGTTCCAGCCAAGGTGATAAAAAAGATAGAGATAAAAAACAGATAA
- a CDS encoding glycosyl hydrolase, with translation MKKSYLLFMAMLAFTLIVHAQTANDNPRERLWQTFLTPPDSIRVGCYYYWVNEQVDPKGVVADLEWMKENGITLAFLATDIRNRTTSDNPWEGQAFGKNKFQSRLWWKNLRTALKTAGRLGIEMGLFNCPGWSQSGGPWVKPEEAMRNWTSHGIEVCKTKEGTDVMCSPCSPDAQGLEVDKLSKVHVQKHFEAFIGEILRRIPQKDRPTLTTVVVDSWERGKQNYTDSIFSKFRQRYGYELDYTNPDCKKDLDRLIADLVASEYMGGLTEKAHQYGLRTWCEPYAHSPFPANSITYGSAADEVAAEFWVGDRKFRQKEVDAALGSARRSGKNRVWAESFTDGWPELAKDDWSFEKLKPIADRYFHAGINASILHVMISQPGDDSKPAVRPWFGTYFDRRSQHASDLKPLVTYLRRCNFMLQLGKPLDGANDCRILSDGTVICFTDDSLFEVTFPDGHQELWNPMQGITTTGME, from the coding sequence TTGAAGAAAAGTTACCTGCTGTTTATGGCTATGCTCGCTTTCACTCTGATAGTCCATGCACAGACAGCAAATGATAACCCTCGCGAACGCCTATGGCAAACGTTTCTCACACCGCCCGACAGCATCCGCGTAGGATGCTACTATTATTGGGTGAACGAACAGGTGGATCCTAAAGGTGTTGTTGCCGACTTGGAGTGGATGAAGGAGAACGGCATTACCTTGGCATTCCTTGCCACCGACATTCGCAACCGAACGACATCGGATAATCCTTGGGAGGGGCAGGCTTTCGGCAAAAACAAATTTCAGAGCCGCCTGTGGTGGAAGAATCTGCGTACGGCACTGAAAACAGCCGGTCGGCTGGGCATCGAGATGGGCTTGTTCAACTGTCCAGGATGGAGTCAGTCTGGTGGGCCATGGGTGAAGCCCGAGGAAGCTATGCGCAACTGGACGTCCCATGGCATAGAAGTCTGTAAGACCAAAGAGGGCACCGACGTAATGTGCTCTCCCTGTTCGCCCGATGCACAGGGGCTGGAGGTAGACAAACTCTCGAAGGTGCACGTGCAGAAACACTTCGAGGCATTCATTGGTGAGATTCTGCGCCGTATCCCTCAGAAGGACCGCCCCACGCTGACCACCGTTGTTGTGGACAGTTGGGAACGTGGCAAGCAGAACTATACCGATTCTATCTTCTCAAAGTTCCGTCAGCGATACGGGTATGAACTTGACTATACCAATCCCGATTGTAAGAAGGACCTTGACAGGCTCATTGCCGACCTGGTAGCTTCAGAGTATATGGGCGGACTGACAGAGAAAGCCCATCAGTACGGACTGCGCACATGGTGCGAGCCCTATGCCCACAGTCCCTTCCCTGCCAACAGCATCACCTACGGCAGCGCTGCCGACGAAGTGGCAGCAGAGTTTTGGGTGGGTGACCGCAAGTTCCGCCAGAAAGAGGTAGATGCAGCTCTCGGTTCCGCACGTCGCAGTGGCAAGAACAGAGTATGGGCTGAGAGTTTCACCGATGGTTGGCCTGAACTGGCCAAGGACGACTGGAGCTTTGAGAAGCTAAAGCCCATAGCTGACCGCTATTTCCACGCTGGAATAAACGCCAGCATCCTTCATGTAATGATTTCTCAGCCGGGCGATGACAGCAAACCCGCTGTGCGCCCTTGGTTCGGCACCTACTTCGACCGTCGCAGCCAGCATGCATCCGACCTGAAGCCACTTGTTACCTATCTTCGCCGCTGCAACTTCATGCTGCAGTTGGGCAAGCCGTTGGATGGTGCTAACGACTGTCGCATCTTATCCGATGGTACCGTCATCTGCTTTACTGATGATTCTCTGTTTGAGGTCACCTTCCCCGACGGACACCAGGAGTTGTGGAATCCGATGCAAGGGATTACGACAACAGGGATGGAATAG
- a CDS encoding DUF4932 domain-containing protein: protein MQKKTFVTILFSLLSIFASGHIKSEVSETVELMGILSRTAGFQEFSKDLAGQYSKDTEAWFAQYREHPTVAYYKELRDKNGIAYERVTNMAVHLEIEKGKVKLVGNRAELTGGWQNVDLDDFVKRLNKFYADSRFHEFFEQHQNFYSDFLKQYDTNVIPYIHTDWYGKFYNGAAPTEQFRIIIGFTYGSTNNGASRQLPGQPREVFAVCGYNLNPRTGRLLFDTSLPLHEFNHSFVNPLLEKNEKAMQEVGKKLFQSSQSVMEKQHYDDWHIVINESLVRAAVIVYFYENGFNQFAMNMLNIETMQNGFPWVLDVVSALRYYATHREQYSTLNDFYPEIARFLNKYNMK, encoded by the coding sequence ATGCAAAAGAAAACTTTTGTTACTATTCTGTTCTCTCTGCTTTCAATTTTTGCGTCTGGACATATTAAATCGGAAGTATCTGAGACTGTAGAACTGATGGGAATCCTTTCGCGTACTGCGGGGTTTCAAGAATTCAGCAAAGACCTTGCCGGCCAGTATTCTAAAGATACTGAAGCATGGTTTGCACAATACCGTGAGCATCCGACTGTCGCTTACTATAAGGAGCTACGTGACAAAAATGGCATTGCCTACGAACGGGTGACGAATATGGCGGTTCATCTGGAAATAGAAAAAGGTAAAGTAAAGCTTGTCGGCAATCGTGCCGAACTCACTGGTGGCTGGCAGAATGTTGACCTTGACGACTTCGTGAAGCGTCTTAACAAATTCTATGCAGATTCACGCTTTCATGAGTTCTTTGAGCAACATCAGAATTTCTATAGTGACTTTTTGAAACAATACGATACCAATGTCATACCATATATTCATACTGATTGGTATGGGAAATTCTATAATGGTGCTGCACCTACAGAGCAATTCAGAATAATCATAGGCTTTACCTATGGATCAACCAACAATGGTGCTTCCCGACAACTGCCTGGTCAGCCACGTGAGGTATTCGCTGTCTGTGGCTACAATCTGAATCCTCGAACTGGTCGTCTGCTGTTCGATACTAGCCTTCCACTCCATGAGTTCAATCACTCCTTTGTCAATCCGCTTTTGGAAAAAAATGAAAAAGCTATGCAAGAAGTGGGAAAAAAACTATTCCAATCCTCACAATCAGTTATGGAGAAGCAGCACTATGATGACTGGCACATCGTCATCAACGAAAGTCTTGTTAGAGCTGCTGTCATTGTCTATTTCTACGAGAATGGCTTTAATCAGTTTGCCATGAATATGCTAAACATAGAAACGATGCAAAATGGCTTCCCCTGGGTGCTTGATGTTGTTTCTGCTCTACGCTATTATGCTACCCATCGTGAACAGTATTCTACGCTTAACGATTTCTATCCAGAGATTGCTAGATTCCTTAACAAATACAATATGAAATAA